In Arthrobacter citreus, a genomic segment contains:
- a CDS encoding ABC transporter permease — protein sequence MSATAARAPGTASAPEGPAASPSAPPPAAIARRRRFPRTALNLALGAAAVLVLAVASMFIGVSDVSLPLLLAGDPAAWQVFWVSRVPRTLSIILAGMAVSVAGLIMQLMARNKFVEPGTIGTVESASLGILVVTVLLPGASLMMKMSTATIFAAAGTALFLLILRRLPLRNTLIVPLVGIMLGGVISAVTTFFAYRSDLLQTLNSWMVGDFSGVLRGRYELLWIVGALTVIGYLAADRFTVAGMGSDFTTNLGLNYNRVMTLGLVIVSLISAVVVVSVGSIPFLGLIVPNLVSLMIGDNVRRAVPWVAVFGAGFVLACDIIGRTIRYPYEIPVGVIVSAIGSVLFLYLLLRKRATRG from the coding sequence ATGAGCGCCACCGCCGCCCGCGCACCGGGCACCGCTTCCGCCCCCGAGGGGCCAGCCGCCTCGCCGTCGGCTCCCCCGCCCGCCGCCATCGCCCGACGACGGCGGTTTCCGCGTACCGCCCTCAATCTGGCCCTGGGTGCCGCGGCGGTCCTGGTGCTGGCTGTGGCGAGCATGTTCATCGGGGTCAGCGATGTTTCGCTGCCCCTGCTGCTGGCCGGCGATCCCGCCGCATGGCAGGTTTTTTGGGTCAGCCGCGTGCCCCGGACCCTGAGCATCATCCTGGCCGGCATGGCCGTCAGCGTCGCCGGCCTGATCATGCAGCTGATGGCGCGCAACAAGTTCGTGGAACCGGGCACCATCGGCACCGTGGAGTCCGCATCTCTGGGCATCCTGGTGGTCACCGTCCTGCTTCCGGGTGCATCCCTGATGATGAAGATGTCCACGGCCACCATCTTTGCGGCCGCCGGGACTGCGCTGTTCCTGCTCATTCTGCGCCGGCTGCCGCTGCGCAACACGCTGATCGTTCCCCTGGTGGGCATCATGCTCGGCGGCGTCATCTCCGCCGTCACCACGTTCTTCGCCTACCGCTCCGACCTGCTGCAGACTCTGAACAGCTGGATGGTCGGAGATTTCTCGGGCGTCCTGCGGGGCCGGTACGAACTCCTGTGGATCGTCGGCGCCCTCACCGTCATCGGTTACCTTGCCGCCGACCGTTTCACGGTGGCCGGCATGGGCTCGGATTTCACCACCAACCTGGGCCTGAACTACAACCGCGTAATGACGCTGGGCCTGGTCATCGTGTCCCTGATCAGCGCCGTCGTCGTTGTCAGTGTGGGATCCATTCCGTTCCTGGGCCTGATCGTACCGAACCTGGTGTCCCTGATGATCGGTGACAACGTGCGCCGGGCCGTGCCGTGGGTGGCCGTTTTCGGCGCCGGCTTTGTCCTGGCCTGCGACATCATTGGGCGCACCATCCGCTATCCGTATGAAATTCCGGTGGGCGTGATCGTCTCCGCCATCGGCAGCGTCCTTTTCCTTTACCTGCTCCTGCGAAAGCGTGCCACCCGTGGCTAA